A part of Verrucomicrobiaceae bacterium genomic DNA contains:
- a CDS encoding HAMP domain-containing protein produces MSRVRLPLYGKILSWFALNLAVLALLFFFFLKAQFRLGLDWMLSGEPGDRIAAIGETITFEFSRLAESEWPAHLSDYDQKHDVTFGLFDGRGEQLHGKPLTPPPEVMPRLIDRRPLGEKLARRAPGPVSKRPADAPPKPRFMMRAGDPARYWAGVHLDLVAQDGRSLTLVMVSESISGGGLFFDLRPWLWLAAAALLISALMWMPFVRGITGFIGTLNHAAGRIAHGKFDERIEKQRSDELGELSTSVNTMAAQLGDYMREQNASPPMSHTSYAAPSPACRWRSAWWSSAARPINPPTCKNSTASSSTWPNSSKRSSPSPKPKPSLTAKRPKTSICANCSKTSSPAKRPKTASNSRSATSSSTACKTPWIAASATSCATPSATLKTSKSPPTLKTAT; encoded by the coding sequence ATGAGCCGCGTGCGCCTACCGCTTTACGGCAAGATCCTCTCGTGGTTCGCCCTGAACCTCGCGGTGCTGGCGCTGCTGTTCTTTTTCTTTCTCAAGGCGCAGTTCCGCCTCGGTCTCGACTGGATGCTCTCCGGCGAGCCCGGTGATCGCATCGCCGCCATCGGCGAGACCATCACCTTTGAGTTCTCCCGCCTCGCCGAGAGCGAATGGCCCGCTCATTTGAGCGACTACGATCAAAAACACGACGTCACCTTCGGCCTTTTTGACGGACGCGGCGAGCAGCTCCATGGCAAACCGCTCACGCCACCGCCCGAGGTCATGCCGCGACTCATCGACCGCCGTCCACTCGGAGAAAAACTCGCCCGCCGCGCACCCGGCCCTGTCTCAAAACGTCCTGCCGATGCACCGCCGAAGCCGCGCTTCATGATGCGTGCTGGCGACCCCGCTCGCTACTGGGCTGGTGTGCATCTCGACCTCGTCGCGCAGGACGGCCGCTCACTCACGCTCGTCATGGTCTCTGAAAGCATCAGCGGCGGCGGCCTCTTTTTCGATCTGCGCCCGTGGCTCTGGCTCGCTGCTGCCGCACTCCTCATCTCCGCACTCATGTGGATGCCCTTCGTGCGCGGCATCACCGGATTCATCGGCACGCTCAACCACGCCGCAGGCCGCATCGCGCATGGCAAATTCGACGAGCGCATCGAAAAACAACGCAGCGATGAACTCGGCGAGCTCTCCACCTCCGTGAACACCATGGCCGCGCAGCTCGGCGACTACATGCGCGAGCAAAACGCATCACCGCCGATGTCGCACACGAGCTATGCAGCCCCATCGCCCGCATGCAGATGGCGCTCGGCGTGGTGGAGCAGCGCAGCACGCCCGATCAATCCACCTACCTGCAAAAACTCGACCGCGAGCTCCAGCACATGGCCAAACTCGTCGAAGAGGTCCTCGCCTTCTCCAAAGCCGAAACCATCCCTGACCGCGAAACGCCCGAAGACCTCGATTTGCGCGAATTGCTCCAAAACATCCTCGCCCGCGAAGCGCCCGAAAACGGCATCAAACTCGAGATCGGCGACATCAAGCTCCACAGCCTGCAAAACGCCCTGGATCGCGGCATCGGCAACGTCGTGCGCAACGCCATCCGCTACGCTAAAAACATCGAAATCACCGCCAACGCTGAAAACGGCCACGTGA
- a CDS encoding response regulator transcription factor, protein MSASHSAMRLLIIDDDTELCQLVADYLKPMGFEVEMEHDGEHGAERATSEPWAAIILDVMMPGCDGFEVLRRIRAKSKVPVMMLTGRGEEVDRIVGLELGADDYLPKTFSSRELLARLRALLRRTGWIAETAPQAPVKELVIGELRINPETHDVILGDQPVQLTPAEFGLLLSLAKAHGRVKTREQLIEEVADREWDVFDRAIDMHISTLRKKLGDDPKEPRFIKTVRGYGYQLVTPAR, encoded by the coding sequence ATGTCTGCATCACACTCCGCCATGCGCCTCCTCATCATCGACGACGACACCGAGCTCTGCCAGCTCGTGGCCGATTACCTCAAGCCCATGGGCTTCGAGGTCGAAATGGAGCACGATGGCGAGCACGGAGCCGAACGCGCCACGTCCGAGCCTTGGGCGGCCATCATCCTCGATGTCATGATGCCCGGCTGCGATGGCTTTGAGGTGCTCCGTCGCATCCGCGCAAAGTCCAAAGTGCCGGTGATGATGCTCACCGGCCGTGGCGAGGAGGTGGACCGCATCGTCGGCCTCGAACTCGGTGCCGACGACTACCTGCCGAAGACCTTTTCCTCTCGCGAGCTGCTCGCCCGTCTCCGCGCCCTGCTGCGCCGCACCGGCTGGATCGCTGAGACAGCTCCGCAAGCCCCCGTCAAAGAACTCGTCATCGGCGAACTGCGCATCAATCCCGAAACACACGACGTCATCCTTGGCGACCAGCCCGTGCAGCTCACGCCAGCCGAGTTCGGCCTCCTTTTGTCACTCGCGAAGGCCCATGGCCGTGTGAAAACACGCGAACAGCTCATTGAGGAGGTCGCCGACCGCGAGTGGGATGTCTTTGACCGCGCCATCGACATGCACATCTCCACGCTGCGCAAAAAACTCGGCGATGACCCGAAGGAGCCGCGCTTCATCAAAACCGTGCGCGGCTACGGCTATCAACTCGTCACTCCCGCCCGATGA
- a CDS encoding DUF1566 domain-containing protein has translation MNPAPLVTDGSGHLNLIAGVNLTNCATTYGSTTVTCASTTGLTTGLAVVGYGVSNGARVTSVTNATQFVISIAAIATTTGRNFNAVSMANASPDAHLMRVNMGGLDYDECWTINRKVNPRSLTMTWRAQALVGGVLSGPVLTTTQTYTPTAGTAPANRLTAYPMGAWSEVKLPDTSQAISTTTTFGEDSDYTTAPAANPQSFTDNGDGTITDNVTGLMWQKADAGEMTWENAVNNASAQSTGGYSDWRLPNPHEQSNRSAAILPITFGAMRDAQHLAVL, from the coding sequence ATGAATCCGGCGCCGCTGGTCACGGATGGCAGCGGGCATCTCAATCTCATCGCGGGCGTGAATCTGACGAACTGCGCGACGACTTACGGCAGCACGACAGTGACGTGTGCGAGCACGACAGGGCTGACGACGGGGCTGGCAGTGGTGGGTTATGGCGTGAGCAATGGTGCCCGCGTGACCTCGGTGACGAATGCCACGCAGTTTGTGATCAGCATCGCGGCGATCGCGACGACGACGGGCCGGAACTTCAACGCGGTGTCGATGGCCAACGCCTCGCCGGATGCGCATCTCATGCGCGTGAACATGGGCGGCCTGGACTATGACGAGTGCTGGACGATCAATCGCAAAGTGAATCCACGCTCGCTGACGATGACCTGGCGTGCGCAGGCGCTTGTCGGCGGAGTGCTCAGCGGTCCGGTTTTGACGACGACGCAGACTTACACGCCCACGGCGGGCACGGCTCCGGCGAATCGCCTCACGGCGTATCCGATGGGCGCTTGGTCGGAGGTGAAGCTGCCGGACACGAGCCAGGCGATCAGCACCACGACGACCTTTGGCGAGGACAGCGACTACACGACGGCTCCGGCGGCGAATCCGCAGTCCTTCACCGACAATGGCGACGGCACGATCACGGACAACGTGACCGGCTTGATGTGGCAGAAGGCCGACGCGGGCGAGATGACGTGGGAAAACGCGGTGAACAATGCCTCCGCGCAATCCACCGGCGGCTACAGCGACTGGCGTCTACCGAATCCGCATGAGCAGAGCAATAGAAGCGCGGCTATCCTACCGATTACCTTTGGCGCAATGCGTGATGCGCAGCATCTGGCAGTTCTTTGA
- a CDS encoding restriction endonuclease, whose amino-acid sequence MRIAKIYSHLNGLEYLMVHHKKLWKEVQDVIVAVDAEACKTKISKEKGMEGDILYSPPAMNESFKTLLADKQWKESRVTYWVTEDEKLIRQTLQKSADEQKDEITSAGYTPILSYNQTDFVKERVAIEVQFGKYSFVAYDLFVKHLAFYMRDQIDVGIEILAMKSLQRQMSSGPGYFEGELYNVIRNGRGVPAVPLVVIGVEP is encoded by the coding sequence ATGAGAATCGCGAAAATTTACTCCCATCTCAATGGACTTGAATACCTGATGGTTCATCACAAGAAGCTTTGGAAAGAGGTTCAAGACGTCATTGTTGCTGTCGATGCCGAAGCCTGTAAGACAAAAATCAGTAAAGAGAAAGGCATGGAGGGAGACATTCTCTACAGTCCGCCAGCGATGAATGAATCATTCAAGACATTGCTGGCCGACAAGCAGTGGAAGGAGAGCCGAGTCACCTACTGGGTTACCGAAGACGAGAAGTTGATCCGGCAAACACTGCAAAAATCTGCTGACGAACAAAAAGACGAAATCACCAGTGCCGGCTACACGCCGATTCTGAGCTACAATCAGACTGACTTCGTCAAAGAACGGGTCGCTATCGAAGTGCAGTTCGGAAAGTATTCGTTTGTCGCCTATGACCTGTTCGTGAAGCACCTTGCCTTCTATATGCGTGATCAGATCGACGTTGGGATTGAGATACTAGCGATGAAGTCGCTTCAGCGGCAGATGTCCTCGGGACCAGGTTACTTTGAAGGTGAACTATACAACGTGATTCGGAATGGAAGAGGCGTTCCTGCTGTGCCTTTGGTCGTAATCGGTGTCGAACCTTGA
- a CDS encoding site-specific DNA-methyltransferase codes for MSENDPKIARKYGPQERAVVFEGDCLKLLRSIPDGAASLVVTSPPYNIGKAYERRNPVAQYVDDQRAVIQECVRTLKPGGSICWQVGNYVDRGAIIPLDYLLFPVFSELGLQMRNRVVWHFEHGLHCSRRLSGRYEVIMWLTKGDDYHFDVDPIRIPQKYPGKKYFKGPKAGEYSCNPLGKNPGDLWVIPNVKSNHVEKSDHPCQFPVELIERLILSLTRPNDLVLDPYLGAGTTIIAAIRHGRRGVGAEVMPHYAEIARDRVTKSIQGTLPVRPMNKPVFNPDDAGLALRSAPWLNGNGHENEQMMLLETPDRSEVENLNRVPVTYPKPKRARKTK; via the coding sequence ATGAGTGAAAATGATCCAAAAATAGCCCGCAAATATGGGCCTCAAGAACGCGCAGTTGTCTTTGAAGGCGATTGCTTGAAACTGCTGCGCAGCATTCCCGACGGTGCCGCCAGCCTTGTTGTAACCTCGCCCCCTTACAATATTGGAAAGGCCTACGAGAGGCGAAACCCCGTCGCGCAATATGTGGATGACCAGCGAGCTGTAATTCAAGAATGCGTCCGGACACTCAAGCCAGGAGGCAGCATATGCTGGCAAGTCGGAAACTATGTGGATCGCGGGGCGATAATTCCACTGGATTACCTCTTATTCCCTGTTTTTAGCGAACTAGGTCTCCAGATGAGAAACCGGGTAGTCTGGCATTTTGAACATGGACTACATTGCAGCCGGAGACTATCTGGTCGGTATGAGGTAATCATGTGGCTCACGAAAGGTGATGATTACCACTTTGATGTCGATCCAATTCGAATTCCTCAAAAGTATCCGGGTAAGAAGTATTTTAAGGGGCCGAAGGCCGGCGAGTATTCCTGCAATCCGCTTGGGAAAAATCCGGGTGACTTGTGGGTCATTCCAAACGTCAAGAGTAACCATGTCGAGAAGAGTGATCATCCGTGTCAGTTTCCGGTCGAACTTATCGAGCGTTTGATTTTGTCCCTCACTCGTCCAAACGATCTTGTTCTCGATCCATACTTGGGCGCAGGCACAACAATTATTGCGGCCATAAGGCATGGGCGCAGGGGGGTCGGCGCGGAAGTAATGCCCCATTACGCCGAGATTGCGCGTGACCGAGTGACCAAGTCAATCCAAGGCACCCTGCCAGTTCGGCCCATGAACAAGCCTGTGTTTAATCCCGATGATGCAGGATTAGCACTGCGTTCCGCACCCTGGCTGAATGGAAACGGCCATGAAAATGAGCAGATGATGCTCCTTGAGACTCCAGATCGCAGTGAAGTAGAGAACCTTAACCGTGTTCCGGTTACATATCCGAAGCCAAAACGCGCCCGCAAAACAAAATGA
- a CDS encoding fibronectin type III domain-containing protein: MASNALPDKRDRLFALGDDMCDGAHTHEVAIGLKQNTEAVVRPALDAARAAESTYGACQVLRKNANAAHNTADNAAKVFITNAKKRLSKFFGEAYTTEWGAAGWPNNSTGMPSTQAERFSLINSLKLHFTANPAHESADMEVTAALATTLHTTISNARAALDQKVTESGQAKAARDAAETNLRKRLRGMITELETLLGAEDPLWHAFGLSRPADEETPEAPSFTTATPGGAGITHVDWDDALRADHYRVWILIVGTDNDFRAVETVTDSDATLSGLPSGSTVKIQVTSVNGAGESGAGPIAQIVVP, translated from the coding sequence ATGGCTTCCAACGCCCTACCAGATAAACGCGACCGCCTTTTCGCACTCGGCGATGATATGTGCGACGGTGCCCATACCCACGAAGTGGCGATCGGGCTCAAACAAAACACCGAAGCCGTGGTGCGCCCGGCGCTGGATGCGGCACGCGCTGCCGAATCCACCTACGGTGCCTGCCAGGTGCTGAGAAAAAACGCGAACGCCGCCCACAACACGGCGGACAATGCGGCGAAGGTGTTCATCACCAACGCCAAAAAGCGCCTGTCGAAGTTCTTCGGCGAAGCCTACACCACCGAATGGGGTGCGGCGGGCTGGCCGAACAACTCCACAGGAATGCCAAGCACCCAGGCGGAGCGTTTCAGCCTGATCAACAGCCTGAAACTCCACTTCACCGCCAACCCCGCCCATGAAAGTGCGGACATGGAGGTGACAGCGGCGCTGGCCACCACGCTGCATACCACGATCAGCAATGCACGCGCGGCGCTGGACCAAAAAGTGACGGAGAGCGGGCAGGCGAAAGCTGCCCGCGATGCCGCCGAGACAAACCTGCGCAAGCGCCTCCGTGGCATGATCACCGAGCTGGAAACGCTGCTGGGCGCGGAAGACCCACTCTGGCACGCCTTTGGCCTCAGCCGCCCTGCGGATGAAGAGACGCCCGAAGCGCCCAGCTTCACCACGGCGACTCCGGGCGGTGCTGGCATCACCCATGTGGACTGGGATGATGCGCTGCGTGCGGATCACTACCGCGTGTGGATTCTCATCGTGGGCACGGACAATGATTTCCGTGCGGTGGAAACCGTGACCGATAGCGATGCGACCCTGAGCGGCCTGCCAAGCGGCAGCACGGTGAAGATCCAAGTCACCTCCGTGAACGGTGCGGGCGAAAGCGGCGCGGGACCGATCGCGCAAATCGTTGTTCCGTGA
- a CDS encoding four helix bundle protein, whose amino-acid sequence MKTKIVRHTDLEVYRRAFAAAMQVFKLSKAFPKEERYSLTDQARRASRSVAANISEGWRKRRYAASFVSKLNDAEGEAAETQTWLQFAVECDYLKPEDTRALYAEYDQLIAMLVTMQNQPEVWKL is encoded by the coding sequence ATGAAGACGAAGATTGTTCGGCATACGGATTTGGAAGTGTATCGGCGTGCGTTTGCGGCGGCGATGCAGGTGTTCAAATTGAGCAAGGCGTTCCCGAAAGAGGAACGTTACTCGCTCACCGATCAGGCTCGCCGCGCTTCCCGGTCTGTCGCCGCCAACATCTCTGAAGGATGGCGCAAACGGCGTTACGCGGCCTCGTTCGTCAGCAAGCTCAACGATGCTGAAGGCGAGGCCGCAGAAACGCAAACGTGGCTGCAATTCGCCGTGGAGTGTGACTACCTCAAACCCGAGGACACCCGTGCTTTATATGCCGAATACGACCAACTCATCGCCATGCTCGTGACGATGCAAAACCAACCCGAAGTTTGGAAACTTTGA